The Chryseolinea soli genome contains a region encoding:
- a CDS encoding SusC/RagA family TonB-linked outer membrane protein — protein sequence MKEVYRSFFKRASVFLLLLTSVAAYGQHLVTGTIKDPAGNGMPGVNVLIKGTGNGTTTTIDGNYTLEANDEDVLVISFIGYKSQEIRVGNQTRIDADMREDVSTLQEVVVVGYGEMKRTDLSGAQTSVGSDQIAKTINTTIEQAIQGRAAGVYVTQNTGQPGGGISVNIRGVNTITGSNEPLYVVDGVQIQPATLSYGATSSANVLAGINPSDISNIEILQGPSATAIYGSRGTNGVVLISTKRGKAGDMKVNYGFTYSLQEKPKNLAVMTLPQFAEMTNEIRAITGGTPPPEFGNPSLLGPGTNWQDALFKTAPLTKHQLSLSGGSEKTTFYLSGEHFDQEGVALGSSFARSSIRLNMDNQTRKWLKIGANLSVNQTKEKITATQENTILNALQLAPNIPVKNPDGTWGGANSVNGSSVQFTPLNPVAISSLIQNKQKKFQVLGGVNVDVTLLKGLVFRTSLNGNLGFNRTDYFIPTYRLGDKTNDVASLTSGSSDNTYWNWNQMLQYNTRIGKHDLGVMASHESQESHWENVSGSKRGFVTNTVPDLNVGNTQGATTSGGQSPWAMESYFGRLNYTFNDKYIVQGSIRADGSVNFGPDNKWGYFPSVSAAWRVTQEPFMQNVSFINELKLRVETGVTGNQGGTSYYGPLASVSTPWGTGFPLSRYPNAALQWEETHTNNIGFNLNLFQNRIQLEGDFYVKKTSNLLMTSPLPDYMGVSAEGSIGPPQVNVGSLENRGWGFTLNTVNIDRGGFVWRSNFNVSGFKTEMTQLYSANAFFDRTAWFIGDTGSGNNWTQRSAVGQAPWLFRGYLYDGIFQSVDQINNSAIPVKVNGDRQDVAPGGVWVGDIKYKDLNGDNKIDEKDITNIGNPWPKATFGFTNTFTYLGFDLNILLTASYGNDIYNFLRFSNTNPNNINLGRNLMAETFNYARVEGSGSETHLTNPGTDIPRIVTPDVNGNGLRFTDKFVEDGSYIRIKNITLGYSIPKTLIGKQNVVQGVRLAVGVQNLYTFTKYKGYDPEVGAYVGRDSQSTNQSIGVDFGRYPMTPVYTFNLAVDF from the coding sequence ATGAAAGAAGTCTACCGAAGCTTTTTCAAGAGGGCTTCCGTGTTTTTGTTGCTGCTGACGAGCGTGGCCGCCTATGGCCAGCACCTCGTCACGGGAACAATCAAGGACCCCGCGGGCAATGGTATGCCCGGTGTGAACGTGCTCATCAAGGGCACCGGCAATGGGACCACGACCACCATTGACGGAAACTATACCCTGGAGGCAAACGATGAAGATGTGCTCGTCATCTCCTTCATCGGCTACAAATCGCAGGAGATCAGGGTGGGCAACCAAACCCGCATCGATGCCGACATGCGGGAAGATGTGTCCACGCTCCAGGAAGTGGTTGTCGTGGGATACGGTGAAATGAAACGCACGGATCTTTCGGGAGCCCAAACGTCTGTGGGTTCCGATCAAATTGCAAAAACCATCAACACCACCATCGAACAGGCCATCCAAGGCCGGGCCGCGGGTGTGTATGTAACGCAAAACACCGGCCAGCCCGGGGGTGGCATCTCGGTGAACATCCGCGGTGTGAATACCATCACCGGATCGAACGAGCCGTTGTATGTGGTGGACGGCGTGCAGATCCAACCGGCCACGCTGAGCTATGGGGCTACGAGTTCCGCGAACGTCCTGGCGGGGATCAACCCTTCCGATATTTCCAACATTGAAATTCTGCAAGGCCCTTCGGCCACCGCCATCTATGGATCGCGGGGTACGAACGGCGTGGTGCTCATCAGTACCAAGCGTGGCAAGGCTGGTGACATGAAAGTGAACTATGGGTTCACCTACAGTTTGCAAGAAAAACCGAAGAACCTGGCCGTGATGACGCTGCCACAGTTTGCCGAAATGACAAACGAGATCCGCGCCATCACCGGTGGCACACCGCCGCCGGAATTTGGCAATCCTTCGTTGTTGGGTCCCGGCACCAATTGGCAAGATGCGCTTTTCAAAACCGCGCCACTCACCAAACACCAGCTAAGCCTTAGCGGCGGAAGCGAAAAAACCACCTTCTATTTATCCGGCGAACATTTCGACCAGGAAGGTGTAGCCCTCGGTTCGAGCTTTGCCCGTTCCAGCATTCGCCTCAATATGGACAACCAGACCCGTAAATGGTTGAAGATCGGTGCAAACCTGAGTGTGAACCAAACCAAGGAAAAGATCACCGCCACGCAGGAGAACACCATTCTCAATGCGCTTCAACTGGCGCCGAACATTCCGGTGAAAAATCCCGACGGAACATGGGGTGGTGCCAACAGCGTCAACGGAAGCAGCGTGCAGTTCACGCCCCTCAACCCCGTGGCAATCTCCAGCCTGATCCAGAACAAACAGAAAAAATTTCAGGTTTTGGGTGGTGTCAATGTGGACGTGACCTTGCTGAAGGGATTGGTTTTCCGCACTTCCCTCAATGGTAACCTCGGCTTCAACCGCACCGACTACTTCATACCCACCTATAGGCTAGGCGACAAGACCAACGATGTGGCCAGCCTCACCTCCGGAAGCAGCGACAATACCTACTGGAACTGGAACCAGATGCTCCAATACAATACGCGCATCGGAAAACATGACCTGGGTGTCATGGCCAGCCACGAATCGCAGGAATCGCATTGGGAAAATGTGAGTGGCTCCAAAAGAGGCTTTGTGACCAACACCGTGCCCGACCTGAACGTGGGCAACACACAAGGTGCGACAACCTCGGGTGGACAATCTCCCTGGGCGATGGAATCATACTTCGGACGTTTGAACTATACCTTTAATGACAAGTACATCGTGCAAGGTTCGATCCGCGCCGATGGCTCGGTCAATTTTGGTCCCGACAACAAATGGGGATACTTCCCTTCCGTGTCCGCTGCCTGGAGAGTGACACAAGAACCCTTCATGCAAAACGTGTCCTTTATCAACGAATTGAAATTGAGAGTCGAGACCGGCGTGACGGGTAACCAGGGAGGTACCTCGTACTATGGACCGCTGGCCAGTGTGTCCACCCCTTGGGGCACAGGCTTTCCGTTGTCCCGCTATCCGAACGCTGCGCTGCAGTGGGAAGAGACGCATACAAACAACATCGGCTTCAACCTGAACCTATTCCAAAACCGCATTCAATTGGAAGGTGACTTCTACGTAAAGAAAACCAGCAACCTCCTGATGACAAGTCCGCTTCCCGACTACATGGGCGTGAGCGCGGAAGGATCGATCGGTCCCCCGCAAGTAAACGTAGGGTCGCTCGAGAACAGAGGCTGGGGATTCACTTTGAATACCGTGAACATCGATCGCGGTGGTTTTGTCTGGCGAAGCAATTTCAACGTGTCGGGTTTCAAGACCGAAATGACACAGCTTTATTCAGCCAACGCATTCTTTGATCGCACAGCGTGGTTCATCGGTGATACAGGCTCCGGCAACAACTGGACGCAACGTTCGGCCGTGGGCCAGGCACCCTGGTTGTTCCGCGGATATTTGTATGACGGCATCTTTCAATCCGTGGACCAGATCAACAACAGCGCCATCCCCGTCAAGGTCAATGGCGATCGTCAGGATGTGGCGCCCGGTGGAGTTTGGGTGGGCGACATCAAATACAAAGACCTGAACGGCGACAACAAGATCGACGAAAAGGACATCACCAACATTGGTAACCCCTGGCCTAAAGCAACCTTCGGCTTTACCAACACATTTACGTACCTGGGCTTTGATTTGAATATCTTGTTGACGGCCTCCTATGGCAACGACATCTACAATTTTCTCCGGTTCAGCAACACGAACCCCAACAACATCAACCTCGGCCGGAATTTGATGGCAGAAACGTTCAACTATGCCCGCGTAGAGGGCAGCGGTTCGGAAACACACTTGACCAATCCCGGTACCGACATTCCCCGTATCGTGACGCCCGACGTGAACGGCAACGGTTTGCGTTTTACAGACAAGTTTGTGGAAGACGGATCCTACATCCGCATCAAGAACATTACGCTTGGCTACAGCATTCCCAAGACCCTCATCGGAAAACAGAATGTCGTGCAAGGCGTGCGACTCGCCGTGGGTGTACAAAACCTGTATACGTTCACCAAGTACAAAGGCTATGATCCGGAAGTGGGTGCCTATGTAGGACGCGATTCTCAATCCACGAATCAATCCATCGGCGTGGATTTTGGAAGATACCCGATGACACCGGTGTATACGTTCAACCTGGCCGTTGATTTTTAA